The region CACGGTCATGCAGCGTACCGCCGTGCTGGATCGGGCCCCATTGCACGTCCCTGGCTTTAAGCAGGATTTGTGCCGCTTCGCCGATTTCGTCATCGGCCGGGGACAGGGTTTGCACGATCGCTTTGATCTGGTTCGGATGGATGCTCCACATCCGGGTATAGCCGAATTCCCGCGCCGCACGGCCGGCGTCGCCGGTGACCACCGCGGTATCCTGAATCTCGGTGGTGACGTTGTGCGAGGGGACTTTGCCGTGTGCATGGCAGGCGGCTGAAATTTCCAGTTTGGCGCGCGCCACCAACGGGTGCGTGAACTGGCCGGGCGAGCGCATTGCGGCGCTCGGGATGGCGCCATAGTGCGCCGACACAAAGTCCATGACGCCAAAAGACAGCGACTCGACCTGCGGCAGCGCCGCGATCATGCGCACGTCTTCCAGCGCGCCGTGGGTCTCGATCAGCACATGCAGCGGCGGCATGCGGCGACCGGCCGCGCTCGTGTGGCGAGTGATGGTGGCGATGGCTTGCTGCACGTCGGCCAGGCCGTCGGCTTTGGGCAGCATCAGGTAAGCCAGTCGCGAGGCACTGTCACCGGCATCGGCAGCGCAGATCGTCGCGACATCTTGTTCGAAAAAGGGGCTGGTCACGTCATGCACG is a window of Herbaspirillum hiltneri N3 DNA encoding:
- a CDS encoding HpcH/HpaI aldolase/citrate lyase family protein, with translation MHPTQVLFPGTRQPVSLPVCDHYAGSEKLMRKSIALQQELGPVFDITLDCEDGASAGNEAEHAQLVGSLIAGDDNRFGRIGARVHDVTSPFFEQDVATICAADAGDSASRLAYLMLPKADGLADVQQAIATITRHTSAAGRRMPPLHVLIETHGALEDVRMIAALPQVESLSFGVMDFVSAHYGAIPSAAMRSPGQFTHPLVARAKLEISAACHAHGKVPSHNVTTEIQDTAVVTGDAGRAAREFGYTRMWSIHPNQIKAIVQTLSPADDEIGEAAQILLKARDVQWGPIQHGGTLHDRASYRYYWSILQRGHAGGAALPVAVAAWFAETGTIAAPISTTPQH